Proteins encoded in a region of the Planococcus citri chromosome 1, ihPlaCitr1.1, whole genome shotgun sequence genome:
- the LOC135833173 gene encoding UNC93-like protein MFSD11 isoform X4, with protein sequence MFDNRLLKDVYLGLCFVMVFNSFNILSSVQKTMTASIEKDNPSVHLDGYISLGIVYTALSFGMWLSPGIIAKTGPKYAMIIGTSFYFLYMFSFFTEQSLWIYLGAGICGFGGSLLWTGQANYIVLNSEIGKVYSGIGVFWILYQSSHFFGNMIIYFQFNDIHRSVDRSMRTRIVFTLLGFVVVAILMMLGIRPPLRHNDQQKIARSPGNEILKASKILITPQMLMLIATMITTGIHLTFMSILSASMSFSKYLSDNSKELAPLCGIVQGFGEISGGILSIVVGGRKICKLRPMISLALICNLISYTITFLALPNNAARFYTDDLPIMPLPSWLLVIGAVLSGTGDACLHTEMYDNLGAMYPNDSASAFAVFKFIRSIATGGSFYYGKYLGLYAQLVILVVLNVLSWILYHYVQWFMFASSSAIANPPEQVIDTSNSNKAKCEMEMDRKTCPE encoded by the exons ATGTTTGATAATAGATTATTGAAAGATGTTTACTTGGGTTTGTGTTTCGTTATGGTATTCAATTCGTTTAATATACTGTCCAGTGTACAa AAAACCATGACTGCAAGTATCGAAAAAGACAACCCATCGGTTCATCTAGATGGGTATATTTCTCTTGGTATTGTATATACAGCACTTTCCTTCGGTATGTGGCTGTCACCGGGGATAATTGCGAAAACCGGCCCAAAATATGCCATGATTATCGGTACCAGTTTTTATTT CCTCTACATGTTTTCGTTTTTCACCGAACAAAGTCTATGGATTTATCTTGGAGCTGGTATATGTGGTTTTGGAGGGTCTCTCCTATGGACTGGACAAGCCAATTACATAGTTTTGAATTCGGAAATAGGCAAAGTGTATTCTGGAATCGGtgtattttggattttatacCAGTCTAG TCATTTCTTTGGTAACATGATCATTTACTTTCAATTCAACGATATACATCGATCGGTGGACAGATCGATGAGAACGAGGATCGTATTCACGCTTTTAGGATTCGTTGTAGTAGCCATTTTAATGATGCTGGGTATTCGGCCTCCATTGCGGCACAATGATCAACAAAAAATCGCGCGGTCGCCTGGTAACGAGATACTGAAAGCCAGCAAAATATTGATTACACCACAAATGTTGATGTTGATCGCGACGATGATTACTACAG GTATTCATTTAACATTCATGAGTATTCTTAGCGCTAGTATGAGTTTCTCGAAATATTTGTCAGATAATTCCAAGGAACTGGCTCCACTCTGCGGTATTGTTCAAGGATTCGGTGAAATATCCG gtgGAATCTTATCGATTGTTGTTGGCGGAAGAAAAATCTGTAAACTGAGACCGATGATCAGTTTAGCTTTGATATGTAACCTTATAAGTTACACAATCACGTTCTTAGCTCTGCCAAATAACGCTGCTCGATTTTACACAGATGATCTCCCTATTATGCCTTTACC GAGCTGGTTATTGGTAATCGGAGCTGTTTTATCTGGCACAGGAGACGCTTGTTTGCATACCGAGATGTATGATAATTTGGGTGCCATGTACCCGAATGATAGCGCATCGGCGtttgctgttttcaaattcatacGC AGTATTGCTACTGGTGGAAGTTTCTATTATGGGAAATATCTTGGCCTGTATGCTCAACTTGTGATTCTAGTGGTGTTGAATGTGCTTTCATGGATTTTGTACCATTACGTTCAATGGTTCATGTTTGCGTCGAGCTCGGCCATCGCAAATCCACCAGAACAGGTGATTGATACGAGTAATTCAAACAAAGCGAAGTGTGAAATGGAAATGGATCGTAAAACTTGCCCCGAATGA